The Bradysia coprophila strain Holo2 chromosome II, BU_Bcop_v1, whole genome shotgun sequence genome has a segment encoding these proteins:
- the LOC119068610 gene encoding transcription initiation factor TFIID subunit 11 codes for MENILDSSFDDSDLDSRNFTKPNEKSEAEDNNDDDDMLDSQEDKDEDKEMKMDFRRSLSSQDNCDNDNHRRKDYRSKKEIEEEEREKMQVLVSNFTEEQLDRYEMFRRSAFPKAAVKRLMQTITGCSVSQNVVIAMSGIAKVFAGEVVEEALDVMERAGDSGALQPKYLREAVRILRARGNIPGRAHKQFFRLN; via the exons ATGGAAAATATATTGGACAGCAGTTTCGACGACTCGGATCTGGATTCgcgaaatttcacaaaaccaAATGAAAAGTCCGAAGCTGAAGACAATAATGATGACGACGATATGCTCGATAGCCAGGAGGACAAAGATGAGgataaagaaatgaaaatggacTTTCGCCGTTCGCTCAGTTCGCAAGACAATTGTGACAATGACAACCATCGCAGAAAAGATTATCGCAGCAAAAAGGAAATCGAAGAGGAAGAACGGGAAAAGATGCA GGTATTGGTGTCAAATTTTACGGAAGAGCAACTCGACCGCTACGAAATGTTTCGAAGATCCGCCTTTCCAAAAGCTGCTGTAAAGCGTCTAATGCAGACCATAACTGGTTGCTCCGTGTCACAGAATGTCGTCATTGCCATGTCTGGTATAGCGAAAGTATTTGCCGGTGAGGTGGTCGAGGAAGCATTGGACGTAATGGAACGAGCTGGTGATAGCGGTGCATTGCAACCGAAGTATTTACGTGAGGCTGTCCGAATTTTGCGTGCTCGTGGTAATATTCCGGGCCGGGCACACAAACAATTCTTTCGATTAAATTAA
- the LOC119068399 gene encoding BTB/POZ domain-containing protein 10 — protein sequence MSSNPQQNTNDSSYSSSEEDDDRCRRLYKNRARNTRNNNNNFLAKSQPLNRSTLLSSSPLAHCSTTAPSPTVLHPIATGQAENRITLLVDDTRFTIDPAMFTAHPNTMLGRMFSSGMEFTHPNERGEYEVAEGISHSVFRAIINFYRNGIIRCPPTVSVQELREACDYLLIPFDATTIRCQNLRGLLHELSNEGARCQFEVFLEDLILPLMVGCAQKGDRECHVIILLDDDVVDWDKEYPPEMGEEYSQTIQSTPMYRFFKYIENRDVAKQVMKERGLKKIRLGIESYPTNIEKIKKRAGNRAEVFYNYVQRPFLHMSWEKEEAKSRHVDFQCVKSKSVTNLAEATADPALEMQVDAGGNPLQVQLFPEAEPEQDQLFVRLQEVDGAVGGALNDVVDEQL from the exons ATGTCTTCTAATCCTCAACAGAATACCAATGACAGTTCTTACAGCAGCAGTGAAGAAGATGACGACCGCTGTCGTCGtctatacaaaaatcgagCAAG AAACACgcgcaacaacaacaacaattttctcgCAAAATCTCAACCATTGAATCGCTCTACGCTGTTGTCATCGTCACCATTAGCGCATTGTTCCACAACCGCACCATCTCCGACCGTTCTTCATCCGATTGCCACTGGTCAAGCGGAAAATCGAATAACTTTACTCGTCGACGATACTCGGTTCACCATCGATCCAGCAATGTTTACTGCTCATCCGAACACCATGCTAG GTCGAATGTTTAGCTCCGGCATGGAATTCACACATCCCAATGAGCGCGGAGAATATGAAGTGGCTGAAGGTATTTCTCACTCCGTTTTTCGGGCAATCATCAACTTTTACCGCAACGGAATTATACGATGTCCACCGACTGTGTCGGTTCAGGAACTGCGAGAGGCGTGCGATTATCTGTTGATTCCGTTTGATGCTACTACCATACGATGTCAAAATTTGA GGGGTCTTCTGCATGAATTGAGCAACGAAGGAGCCCGATGTCAATTCGAAGTTTTCCTGGAAGACTTAATATTACCGTTGATGGTTGGCTGCGCACAGAAAGGCGATCGGGAGTGTCACGTAATTATTCTATTGGACGATGATGTGGTTGATTGGGACAAGGAATATCCACCCGAAATGGGCGAAGAGTACAGTCAAACG ATTCAAAGCACTCCAATGTATCGATTCTTTAAGTACATTGAAAATCGTGATGTGGCTAAACAGGTGATGAAGGAAAGAGGTCTGAAGAAGATTCGCTTAGGAATAGAAAGCTACCCGACCAACattgagaaaatcaagaaacgaGCGGGCAATCGAGCTGAAGTATTTTACAATTACGTTCAACGGCCGTTCTTGCACATGTCATGGGAGAAGGAGGAGGCCAAGAGTCGACATGTCGACTTCCAGTGCGTTAAATCAAAGTCTGTGACGAATTTAGCTGAAGCAACTGCTGATCCAGCATTAGAAATGCAAGTTGATGCAG GTGGAAACCCGTTACAAGTGCAGCTATTTCCCGAAGCCGAACCGGAACAAGATCAATTATTCGTACGACTGCAGGAAGTTGATGGTGCTGTCGGTGGTGCTCTGAACGATGTGGTCGACGAACaattataa